One genomic region from Deltaproteobacteria bacterium encodes:
- the ssb gene encoding single-stranded DNA-binding protein has product MASYNQVTLMGNLTRDPEKRYTDSGTCVVSLSLAVNRRVKKNNEWTDEVSFFDITVWGAQGENCAKFLAKGRPVLIDGELRQRRWEATDGSKRSKVEVVANRVVFVGAPRAAEDREGVADDEAPPPIEDDDVPF; this is encoded by the coding sequence ATGGCGAGCTACAATCAAGTCACCCTCATGGGCAATCTGACCCGCGATCCCGAGAAACGGTACACCGATTCGGGAACGTGCGTGGTGAGCCTGTCGCTGGCCGTGAACCGTCGGGTGAAGAAGAACAACGAGTGGACCGACGAAGTCAGTTTCTTCGACATCACGGTCTGGGGCGCGCAGGGCGAGAACTGCGCGAAGTTCCTGGCGAAGGGGCGACCGGTTCTGATCGACGGGGAATTGCGACAACGCCGGTGGGAAGCCACCGACGGGTCGAAGCGATCGAAAGTGGAGGTGGTGGCGAACCGCGTCGTGTTCGTGGGCGCGCCCCGCGCGGCGGAAGACCGCGAGGGCGTGGCCGACGACGAAGCGCCGCCGCCGATTGAAGACGACGATGTCCCGTTCTGA
- a CDS encoding 30S ribosomal protein S18, translating into MNISRLSTRKRRALQRRRVCRFCADATLTIDYKDTKMLNHFVTERGKIIPRRISGNCATHQREMMTAVKRARQVALLPYVATTV; encoded by the coding sequence ATGAACATCAGCCGACTGAGCACCCGCAAGCGTCGCGCGCTGCAGCGGCGGCGCGTGTGCCGATTCTGCGCGGACGCGACCCTGACGATCGACTACAAGGACACGAAGATGCTCAACCACTTCGTGACCGAACGCGGCAAGATCATCCCGCGGCGCATTTCGGGCAACTGCGCGACGCACCAGCGGGAGATGATGACCGCGGTCAAGCGCGCGCGCCAGGTCGCCCTGCTTCCGTACGTCGCCACCACGGTCTGA
- a CDS encoding DUF2232 domain-containing protein has protein sequence MDATTSVLAMVVVMAAAVTFPSSIVFLKTRRGRPFAYGLVVLLGGLGYALGGAPTAAWMLALFAVSGLALGFGLVRFKRIESVFLMAWAATMVAVAVNTAVIASGLGVTPGDVRDFLEAGARTHREMLVALGAVTEEQAASMSGMPDAWLRMLFAMLPALYAQLAAIIVWLNLMSVARWSPVGVFPSVEIDLTRWSAPEPLVFGVLAPGIVLAIAPDWRWQVLAGNVLVLFAQPFFFQGFAILAHTLGRMRVGPAGRMLTYVLALGFLGAMLVPLMVLLALADIWLDFRRLRRPPPAVREEPDDEGDDT, from the coding sequence TTGGACGCGACCACGTCCGTGCTGGCCATGGTCGTGGTGATGGCCGCGGCCGTGACCTTTCCCTCGTCGATCGTCTTTCTGAAGACGCGGCGGGGACGACCCTTTGCCTACGGCCTCGTCGTCCTGCTGGGCGGCTTGGGGTACGCACTGGGCGGCGCGCCGACGGCCGCGTGGATGCTGGCGCTGTTTGCCGTGTCCGGGCTCGCGCTCGGATTCGGCCTGGTCCGCTTCAAGCGGATCGAATCGGTCTTTCTCATGGCGTGGGCGGCGACGATGGTCGCCGTCGCGGTGAACACCGCGGTGATCGCGTCGGGGCTCGGCGTGACGCCGGGCGACGTGCGCGATTTTCTTGAGGCCGGCGCCCGAACGCATCGCGAAATGCTGGTCGCGCTGGGCGCGGTGACCGAGGAACAGGCCGCGTCGATGTCCGGCATGCCGGATGCCTGGCTGCGGATGCTCTTCGCGATGCTGCCGGCGCTGTACGCGCAGCTCGCGGCGATCATCGTATGGCTGAACCTCATGTCGGTCGCGCGGTGGAGCCCGGTGGGCGTTTTCCCCTCGGTGGAGATTGACCTGACGCGATGGAGCGCTCCGGAGCCGCTGGTGTTCGGCGTGCTCGCGCCCGGCATCGTGCTGGCGATCGCACCGGACTGGAGATGGCAGGTTCTGGCCGGCAACGTGCTCGTCCTGTTCGCGCAGCCCTTCTTTTTTCAGGGCTTTGCGATTCTCGCGCACACGCTGGGGCGAATGCGCGTGGGACCCGCGGGACGGATGCTCACGTACGTGCTCGCCCTCGGATTTCTGGGCGCGATGCTGGTGCCGCTGATGGTGCTGCTCGCGCTCGCGGATATTTGGCTCGACTTTCGACGGCTTCGCCGTCCGCCCCCGGCGGTACGGGAAGAGCCCGACGACGAAGGAGACGACACATGA
- a CDS encoding 50S ribosomal protein L9, protein MKIILLADVEDVGKIGDTIAVADGFARNFLIPRSLAVAATERSLKQLAHQKRLAESRRRKAVSAAESVKRKSETLQVTISAKVGEEDKLYGSVTSRDIHDALTAQDVDVDKRRIVLDEPIKRTGVFDVPVKLGYEITAIAKVWVVKE, encoded by the coding sequence ATGAAGATCATTCTGCTGGCCGACGTGGAAGACGTGGGCAAGATCGGCGACACCATCGCCGTGGCCGATGGATTCGCCCGCAATTTCCTCATTCCGCGCAGCCTGGCCGTCGCCGCCACCGAGCGCTCGCTCAAGCAGCTCGCGCACCAGAAGCGGCTCGCCGAGAGTCGGCGCCGCAAGGCGGTGTCCGCCGCCGAGAGCGTGAAGCGCAAGAGCGAAACGCTCCAGGTCACGATCAGCGCCAAAGTCGGCGAGGAAGACAAGCTCTACGGCTCGGTCACCAGCCGCGACATCCACGATGCCCTCACGGCGCAGGATGTCGACGTCGACAAGCGCCGCATCGTGCTCGACGAGCCGATCAAGCGCACCGGCGTCTTCGACGTCCCGGTGAAACTCGGCTACGAGATCACCGCCATCGCCAAGGTGTGGGTGGTCAAGGAGTGA
- the dnaB gene encoding replicative DNA helicase, translated as MADADVLTREPPHSDDAELAVLAGILLRAAALDQIGTQLRDEHFYRTAHRLVFSAMVDLHRARAPIDPITLAERLRVRGQLEEIGGLVFIDRLMDVTATSANIANYAQIVVEKAILRRLISVSHDILAQSYNPADEVDEIVDHAVASVLEVASQTAEEGVVPLDTIIRETIAHLSKVAQSGEIHSGVASGFFDLDRYTNGFQKGDLIICAARPGMGKTSFALNVAQFAASEMGGGKTVLFFSMEMPRAQLGLRLICSLAGVDMADMRTPERIEMHFPQLIEAAQALYTSRLHIDDTANLSVQDVRMKARRLKAEKGLDMVCIDYIQLMRAQKNVQSREQEIAQISRNLKILAKEMEIPVIALAQLNRMVEQRDNKRPRPADLRESGALEQDADMILFIYRDDFYNEDSPEPGIAEIIIGKHRNGPIGTAKLIFDGRHTRFQNRAQMGDGDVDEHY; from the coding sequence ATGGCCGATGCGGATGTCCTGACGCGCGAACCGCCGCACTCCGACGACGCGGAGCTCGCGGTCCTCGCGGGCATCCTGCTGCGCGCCGCTGCGCTCGATCAGATCGGCACGCAGCTTCGCGACGAGCACTTTTACCGCACGGCGCACCGTCTCGTCTTTTCCGCGATGGTCGATCTCCATCGCGCGCGCGCGCCCATCGACCCCATCACGCTCGCCGAGCGCCTGCGGGTCCGGGGGCAGCTCGAGGAGATCGGCGGCCTCGTCTTCATCGACCGGCTGATGGACGTCACGGCGACCTCGGCCAACATCGCCAACTACGCGCAGATCGTCGTCGAGAAGGCGATCCTGCGCCGTCTCATCTCCGTGTCGCACGACATCCTCGCCCAGTCGTACAACCCCGCCGACGAGGTGGACGAGATCGTCGACCACGCGGTGGCGTCGGTGCTCGAAGTCGCTTCGCAGACCGCCGAGGAGGGCGTCGTCCCCCTCGACACCATCATCCGGGAAACGATCGCGCACCTGAGCAAGGTCGCGCAAAGCGGCGAGATCCACTCGGGCGTGGCGTCGGGATTCTTCGACCTCGACCGCTACACCAACGGATTTCAGAAAGGCGATCTCATCATCTGCGCGGCGCGCCCGGGCATGGGCAAGACCTCGTTCGCGCTCAACGTGGCGCAGTTCGCCGCGTCGGAAATGGGCGGCGGCAAGACCGTGCTCTTTTTCTCGATGGAAATGCCGCGCGCGCAGCTTGGGCTGCGTCTCATCTGTTCGCTGGCCGGCGTGGACATGGCCGACATGCGCACCCCCGAGCGCATCGAGATGCACTTCCCGCAGCTCATCGAGGCCGCGCAGGCGCTCTACACGAGCCGTCTGCACATCGACGACACCGCGAACCTCTCCGTGCAGGACGTGCGGATGAAGGCGCGGCGGCTCAAGGCCGAAAAGGGCCTCGACATGGTGTGTATCGACTACATCCAGCTCATGCGCGCGCAGAAAAACGTGCAGAGCCGCGAGCAGGAGATCGCCCAGATCAGCCGCAACCTGAAGATCCTCGCCAAGGAGATGGAGATCCCGGTCATCGCCCTCGCGCAGCTCAACCGCATGGTGGAACAGCGCGACAACAAGCGCCCGCGCCCCGCGGACCTGCGCGAATCGGGCGCGCTGGAACAGGACGCCGACATGATCCTGTTCATCTACCGCGACGACTTCTACAACGAGGACTCGCCCGAGCCGGGCATCGCCGAGATCATCATCGGCAAGCACCGCAACGGTCCGATCGGCACCGCGAAGCTCATCTTCGACGGCCGCCACACGCGTTTCCAGAACCGCGCGCAGATGGGCGACGGCGACGTGGACGAGCACTATTAG
- a CDS encoding acyl-CoA carboxylase subunit beta produces the protein MEEMLARLEKKRAKVRAMGGEAAVAKQHSRGKLTARERIDLLFDPGTFTEVMMHARHQSQSPLMAGKETPADGVITGFGHVDGRLVCCGAYDFTVMAGSMGMISEMKMTRLRKWALEKRVPFVWLLDSAGARVQEATGSQFAGSGGLFYDEVQMSGVIPLVAAMLGPCSAGTAYIPGLSDFVPMVKGISSMALAGVHLVKAATGEDITEEELGGSKVHTQISGVADVEVADDRECIEVVKKYLSFFPSSVNDRPPRVTCTDDPKRREDGLLGIVPTNPRKPFDVKDVIKLIVDNGDFFEIKPKFAKSIVTGLAHMDGQPVGILGSQPKAKGAVLDNDSADKAARFISLCDAFHIPLIFLQDVPGFMVGKSVEHMGIIRHGAKMIFAMSEATVPKITVVLRKAYGAGYFAMNGREFGADAVFAWPTAEISVMGPEGAVNIMGRGMIEQAEDKEGMRAMLIAQFKKMIDVYVASGWSFIDDVIDPRETREKIIWSLRLAEHKKVERPYKKHGVSPV, from the coding sequence ATGGAAGAAATGCTCGCGCGACTCGAGAAGAAACGCGCGAAGGTGCGTGCGATGGGCGGAGAGGCCGCGGTCGCCAAGCAGCATTCGCGCGGCAAGCTCACGGCGCGCGAGCGCATCGATCTGCTGTTCGACCCCGGCACGTTCACCGAGGTAATGATGCACGCGCGGCATCAGAGCCAGAGCCCGCTGATGGCCGGCAAGGAGACGCCCGCGGACGGCGTCATCACCGGCTTCGGGCACGTGGACGGCCGACTCGTGTGCTGCGGCGCGTACGATTTCACGGTCATGGCCGGTTCGATGGGCATGATCAGCGAAATGAAGATGACGCGCCTGCGCAAATGGGCGCTCGAAAAGCGCGTGCCCTTCGTGTGGCTGCTCGACTCGGCGGGCGCGCGCGTGCAGGAGGCGACGGGCAGCCAGTTCGCGGGGTCGGGAGGGCTGTTTTACGACGAGGTGCAGATGAGCGGCGTCATCCCGTTGGTCGCGGCGATGCTCGGGCCGTGCTCCGCGGGCACCGCTTACATCCCGGGCCTGTCGGATTTCGTGCCGATGGTGAAGGGCATCTCGTCGATGGCGCTCGCGGGCGTGCATCTGGTGAAGGCCGCGACCGGCGAGGACATCACCGAGGAAGAGCTGGGCGGATCGAAGGTCCACACGCAGATCTCGGGTGTGGCCGATGTCGAGGTCGCCGACGATCGCGAGTGCATCGAGGTCGTCAAGAAATATCTGTCGTTTTTCCCGTCGTCGGTGAACGACCGGCCGCCGCGCGTGACCTGCACCGACGACCCCAAACGCCGCGAGGACGGCCTGCTCGGCATCGTGCCGACCAATCCGCGCAAGCCCTTCGACGTGAAAGACGTCATCAAGCTGATCGTCGACAACGGCGATTTTTTCGAGATCAAACCCAAGTTCGCGAAGTCGATCGTGACCGGCCTCGCCCACATGGACGGCCAGCCCGTCGGCATTCTGGGCAGCCAGCCCAAGGCCAAGGGCGCGGTGCTCGACAACGACTCGGCGGACAAGGCGGCGCGGTTCATCTCGCTGTGCGACGCGTTCCACATTCCGCTGATCTTTTTGCAGGACGTGCCGGGCTTCATGGTCGGCAAATCGGTCGAGCACATGGGCATCATTCGCCACGGTGCGAAGATGATCTTCGCGATGTCCGAGGCGACGGTCCCCAAGATCACGGTGGTGCTGCGCAAGGCGTATGGCGCGGGCTATTTCGCGATGAACGGTCGCGAATTCGGCGCCGACGCTGTGTTCGCATGGCCGACCGCGGAGATCTCCGTCATGGGGCCCGAGGGTGCGGTGAACATCATGGGCCGCGGCATGATCGAGCAGGCCGAGGACAAAGAGGGCATGCGCGCCATGCTGATCGCGCAGTTCAAGAAGATGATCGACGTCTACGTCGCGAGCGGCTGGAGCTTCATCGACGACGTGATCGATCCTCGCGAGACGCGCGAGAAGATCATCTGGTCGCTGCGCCTCGCCGAACACAAGAAGGTGGAGCGCCCGTACAAGAAGCACGGCGTTTCGCCGGTGTAA
- a CDS encoding four helix bundle protein, with protein sequence MDIAESCYRLTSNFPKAEQYSLVAQLRKSAVSVPSNIAEGAGRGSNTDFVRFLHIAYGSLSELETQLLLSQRLGMADLNCNKDLLARCDRLGRVLGGLIRALSKRSEGSSTPGSTRQRTNNQNPKSKNPETGA encoded by the coding sequence ATGGACATCGCAGAGTCCTGTTATCGATTGACCTCGAACTTCCCGAAAGCAGAGCAATACAGTCTCGTAGCGCAGCTTCGAAAGTCGGCGGTCTCGGTGCCATCGAACATCGCGGAAGGCGCCGGGCGAGGGAGCAACACCGACTTCGTGCGTTTCCTGCACATTGCGTACGGAAGTCTTTCGGAACTGGAAACACAACTCCTTCTCTCGCAACGTCTAGGCATGGCGGACCTGAATTGCAATAAGGACCTACTCGCGCGGTGCGATCGTCTCGGCCGCGTTCTCGGTGGATTGATTCGCGCGCTCTCGAAACGATCGGAGGGATCGTCAACGCCCGGATCCACGCGCCAGCGAACCAACAACCAAAACCCAAAATCCAAGAACCCTGAGACGGGAGCCTGA
- a CDS encoding enoyl-CoA hydratase/isomerase family protein has protein sequence MSDAVLIEKAPPVGRIVINRPETRNAIDFDVIRGIRGAIDAHEADAEVRVIVLTGAGDKAFCAGGNLRIDPSAGFVAMHEGRGEYAELLLRFGRCGKPIVARVNGHALGGGLGLACASDIVVATADATFGTPEIKLGLFPMMIMALLVRHVGRKKLMEIMLTGGRFTAEEAVRHGVANYAVPAAELDTKTDEIVAALASKSAAVLRLGKKAFYDMDDMSTEDALKYLHTMLTVNAMAEDAMEGVMAFMEKRDANWKDR, from the coding sequence ATGTCCGACGCCGTTCTGATCGAAAAAGCGCCGCCTGTCGGGCGGATCGTCATCAACCGGCCCGAGACGCGCAACGCGATTGACTTTGACGTGATCCGCGGCATCCGCGGGGCGATCGACGCGCATGAGGCCGACGCCGAGGTGCGCGTGATCGTGCTGACCGGCGCGGGCGACAAGGCGTTTTGCGCGGGCGGCAATCTGCGCATCGATCCGTCGGCGGGCTTTGTCGCCATGCACGAGGGCCGCGGCGAGTACGCCGAGTTGCTGCTGCGTTTCGGGCGCTGCGGCAAACCGATCGTCGCGCGGGTGAACGGCCACGCGCTGGGCGGCGGGCTCGGTCTCGCGTGCGCGTCGGACATCGTCGTCGCCACCGCCGACGCGACCTTCGGCACGCCGGAAATCAAACTGGGCCTGTTCCCGATGATGATCATGGCGCTGCTCGTTCGTCACGTGGGACGCAAAAAACTCATGGAGATCATGCTGACCGGCGGGCGATTCACCGCGGAAGAAGCGGTGCGCCACGGCGTCGCCAACTACGCCGTGCCCGCCGCCGAACTCGACACGAAAACCGACGAGATCGTCGCCGCGCTCGCGTCGAAATCCGCCGCCGTGCTGCGCCTCGGTAAAAAGGCGTTCTACGACATGGACGACATGAGCACCGAGGACGCGCTCAAATATCTGCACACGATGCTGACCGTGAACGCGATGGCCGAGGACGCCATGGAGGGTGTGATGGCGTTTATGGAGAAGCGGGACGCGAATTGGAAGGACAGGTAG
- a CDS encoding ATP-grasp domain-containing protein yields the protein MFEKILIANRGEIAARVIRTCRRLGIATVAVYSEADAAAPFVRAANEAVAIGQPLPTESYLVAEKIIAAAKSTGAQAIHPGYGFLSESADFVTACEAAGLVFIGPDATAMMTLRDKMGARERMDEAGLPIIPGSHGNVASADEALEVAARVGYPVMVKASFGGGGIGMTMVEDADKLAKALQKASDRAGRAFGRNEIYVEKVVPDTHHIEFQVLADHHGGVATVFERECSVQRRQQKIIEESPSPFITEAVRADMAARIAAAAAHVGYRNAGTFECLMDGERHWYFLEVNKRLQVEHPVTEMVTGLDLVEHQIRVAAGEPLAAEVIGARSTGHAIEARLYAENPARKFLPQPGTITRLEWPEMEGLRVDTGVATGSEITPFYDPLIAKVIAHGDTRDHAIERLCDGLANTRLEGIVTNREFLIRVLRHPTFASGTYTTAFVEEKLGELISA from the coding sequence GTGTTCGAAAAAATTCTGATCGCGAATCGGGGGGAGATCGCCGCGCGCGTGATCCGCACGTGCCGGCGACTCGGCATCGCGACCGTGGCTGTTTATTCCGAGGCCGACGCCGCCGCGCCGTTCGTGCGCGCCGCGAATGAGGCCGTCGCCATCGGGCAGCCGCTGCCGACCGAAAGCTATCTGGTCGCGGAAAAAATCATCGCCGCGGCGAAGTCGACGGGCGCGCAGGCGATCCATCCGGGTTACGGATTTTTGTCGGAGAGCGCCGATTTCGTGACCGCGTGCGAGGCGGCGGGGCTCGTGTTCATCGGTCCCGACGCGACCGCCATGATGACGCTGCGCGACAAGATGGGCGCGCGCGAACGCATGGATGAGGCGGGGCTGCCCATCATCCCCGGCAGCCACGGCAACGTGGCTAGCGCCGACGAAGCGCTCGAGGTCGCGGCGCGCGTGGGCTACCCCGTGATGGTGAAGGCGAGCTTCGGCGGCGGCGGCATCGGCATGACGATGGTCGAGGACGCCGACAAGCTCGCCAAGGCGTTGCAAAAGGCGTCGGACCGAGCGGGCCGGGCGTTCGGACGCAACGAGATCTACGTCGAAAAAGTCGTGCCCGACACGCACCACATCGAGTTTCAGGTTTTGGCAGATCATCACGGCGGCGTCGCGACGGTGTTCGAGCGGGAGTGCTCGGTGCAGCGTCGCCAACAAAAAATCATCGAGGAGTCACCGTCGCCGTTCATCACCGAGGCCGTTCGCGCCGACATGGCCGCGCGCATTGCCGCCGCCGCCGCGCACGTGGGTTATCGAAACGCGGGCACTTTCGAGTGCCTGATGGACGGCGAACGCCACTGGTATTTCCTCGAGGTCAACAAGCGGTTGCAGGTCGAGCATCCGGTCACGGAGATGGTCACGGGGCTCGATCTCGTCGAACATCAGATCCGCGTCGCCGCGGGCGAGCCGCTCGCCGCGGAGGTGATCGGTGCGCGCTCGACGGGGCACGCGATCGAGGCGCGGCTTTACGCCGAAAATCCCGCGCGCAAGTTCTTGCCGCAGCCGGGCACGATCACGCGCCTGGAGTGGCCCGAGATGGAGGGCCTGCGCGTGGACACCGGCGTGGCGACGGGCAGCGAGATCACGCCGTTTTACGATCCGCTGATCGCCAAGGTGATCGCTCATGGCGATACCCGCGACCACGCGATCGAGCGGCTGTGCGACGGGCTCGCCAACACGCGGCTCGAGGGCATCGTGACCAATCGCGAATTTCTGATTCGCGTGCTGCGCCACCCGACCTTCGCGTCGGGCACGTACACGACCGCGTTTGTCGAGGAGAAGCTGGGGGAGTTGATTTCGGCATGA
- a CDS encoding long-chain fatty acid--CoA ligase, whose product MTSSVPAESIRAPWPNLAAMFFDQADRLGARTALRKKSGGRWVDISWAEWSRDARRFAGGLVKLGLAPREVVSIICNNRPEWVVADLGTLGAGCVLVPVYVTLLPNDIHYILDHAETRLMIVENEEQLAKVLEIRAKLPRLFKIILIDGAPPDDPQIMSYDDVLRLGDDTRPAALRPRYENIGTGDVATMIYTSGTTGPPKGAMITHGNILWILASANEVAFVTADDESLSFLPLCHAYERIGGLFGSIFMGATINFAQNLNTILDDLAEVRPTIFLSVPRMLEKAYARTTARIESSGAAKKALFRWALDIGRKTTPYRLKKQRMPAILDLQYRLAERLVYAKVKERFGGRLRYIVSAGAPLSKEIAEFFFAMDVLILEGYGMTELSAPSHINLPDAVKLGSVGRALPGVQERIAPDGEILVKAPSVFVGYWKRPTDTMEALDEGWMHTGDIGHVDEDGFLYITDRKKDLIITSGGKNIAPQNIENKLKAQPFVSQAMVYGDRRKYLVAIITIDREALSQKRATEGGAPLPDDISADAEARRLAESAVSAVNAQLASYETLKAWRLLDRDFTIDDGELTPTMKLKRKAITSRFADLIEQMYPEGDV is encoded by the coding sequence ATGACATCGAGCGTCCCGGCGGAGTCGATCCGCGCGCCGTGGCCCAATCTGGCCGCGATGTTCTTCGATCAGGCCGACCGACTCGGCGCGCGCACCGCGTTGCGAAAAAAGTCGGGCGGGCGCTGGGTCGATATCTCGTGGGCCGAGTGGTCGCGCGACGCGCGGCGATTCGCGGGCGGGCTCGTGAAGCTCGGCCTCGCGCCGCGCGAGGTCGTCTCCATCATCTGCAACAACCGGCCCGAATGGGTGGTGGCGGATCTGGGAACGCTGGGCGCGGGGTGCGTGCTCGTTCCCGTCTATGTGACGCTTCTGCCGAACGACATCCACTACATTCTCGACCATGCCGAAACGCGCCTGATGATCGTCGAGAACGAAGAGCAACTCGCGAAGGTTCTGGAAATTCGCGCGAAGCTCCCTCGACTTTTCAAAATCATATTGATCGACGGCGCGCCGCCGGACGATCCGCAGATCATGTCGTACGACGACGTGCTGCGCCTCGGCGACGACACTAGGCCCGCGGCGCTGCGCCCGCGTTACGAAAACATCGGCACGGGCGACGTGGCGACGATGATCTACACGTCGGGCACCACCGGCCCGCCCAAGGGCGCGATGATCACGCACGGCAACATCCTGTGGATCCTCGCGTCGGCGAACGAGGTGGCGTTCGTGACGGCGGATGACGAATCGCTGAGCTTTTTGCCGCTGTGTCACGCGTACGAGCGTATCGGCGGGCTCTTCGGTTCGATCTTCATGGGCGCGACGATCAACTTCGCGCAAAACCTGAACACGATCCTCGACGATCTGGCCGAGGTGCGCCCGACGATCTTCCTCTCCGTGCCGCGCATGCTCGAAAAAGCCTACGCGCGCACCACGGCGCGGATCGAATCCTCAGGCGCGGCAAAAAAGGCGCTCTTTCGCTGGGCGCTCGACATCGGCCGGAAGACGACGCCGTATCGGCTGAAAAAACAACGCATGCCCGCGATTCTCGACCTCCAATACCGGCTCGCCGAAAGGCTCGTGTACGCGAAGGTCAAGGAGCGGTTCGGCGGGCGACTGCGTTACATTGTTTCGGCGGGTGCGCCGCTCTCCAAAGAGATCGCTGAGTTTTTCTTCGCGATGGATGTGCTGATCCTCGAAGGCTACGGCATGACGGAGCTGTCCGCGCCGTCGCACATCAATCTGCCTGACGCGGTGAAGCTCGGTTCGGTGGGTCGCGCGCTGCCGGGCGTGCAGGAGCGCATCGCGCCGGATGGCGAGATCCTCGTCAAGGCTCCGTCGGTGTTCGTGGGCTACTGGAAACGCCCGACCGACACGATGGAAGCCCTCGACGAAGGGTGGATGCACACGGGTGACATCGGCCATGTGGACGAGGATGGATTCCTCTACATCACCGACCGCAAGAAGGACCTCATCATCACGTCGGGCGGCAAGAATATCGCGCCGCAAAACATCGAAAACAAACTCAAGGCGCAGCCCTTCGTCAGCCAGGCGATGGTGTACGGCGATCGGCGAAAGTATCTGGTCGCGATTATCACGATCGACCGCGAGGCGCTCTCGCAAAAGCGCGCGACCGAGGGCGGCGCGCCGCTGCCGGATGACATCTCGGCCGATGCCGAAGCGCGGCGACTCGCCGAGAGCGCGGTCAGCGCGGTGAACGCGCAGCTCGCGTCGTACGAGACGCTCAAGGCGTGGCGGCTGCTGGATCGCGATTTCACGATCGACGACGGCGAACTGACGCCGACGATGAAACTCAAGCGCAAGGCGATCACGTCGCGCTTCGCGGATCTCATCGAGCAGATGTATCCCGAGGGCGACGTGTGA
- a CDS encoding acyl-CoA dehydrogenase family protein, with translation MNFEFTTEQIAAAKSFADAVRDRIACDAERQDADPGASDQITRAHLKTLGELGWHGLTHDPAIGGAGMTHLEWTLYSEALGGLAPTSFLSATSAAGATVRPIAKFGTAAQIDKFVRPALRGESIGAFAVTEADSGSDPLAVKLSATRDGDGWVLDGEKVWATNGPICDFALVLAATKPEGGPNGLSLFVVPADAPGFERGARVATMGYRGALVGPIRLNRCRVGADALVGPENAGFGMAMHAMQFGRLSACCGAIGLGETAMALSLGHALTRRAAGTKIIKHQEVAFKLSQMKMLTDTGRLLTQYAAWCMDTGSAEASAMVSAAKIHTTEAATKIANFAMQIFAGVGYTAGHPIERLYRDAKLGELLFGTTEVHRVMLAQDTIARFGDLG, from the coding sequence ATGAATTTCGAATTCACCACCGAGCAGATCGCGGCCGCCAAATCCTTCGCCGATGCGGTTCGCGATCGGATCGCGTGCGACGCCGAGCGGCAGGACGCCGACCCCGGCGCGTCGGACCAAATCACGCGCGCGCACTTGAAGACGCTGGGCGAACTCGGCTGGCACGGTCTGACGCACGATCCGGCGATCGGCGGCGCGGGCATGACGCATTTGGAGTGGACGCTTTACTCCGAGGCGCTGGGCGGCCTTGCTCCGACATCGTTTTTGTCGGCGACGAGCGCGGCGGGCGCGACCGTGCGGCCGATCGCGAAGTTCGGCACGGCGGCACAGATCGACAAATTCGTGAGGCCCGCGCTGCGCGGCGAGTCGATCGGCGCGTTCGCGGTGACCGAAGCCGATTCGGGCTCCGACCCGCTCGCGGTGAAGCTCTCGGCGACGCGCGACGGCGACGGCTGGGTGCTCGACGGCGAAAAGGTGTGGGCGACGAACGGACCGATCTGCGATTTTGCGCTGGTGCTCGCCGCCACGAAACCCGAGGGCGGACCGAACGGCCTGTCGCTGTTCGTCGTGCCCGCCGACGCGCCGGGCTTCGAGCGCGGCGCGCGCGTGGCGACGATGGGGTATCGCGGCGCACTGGTCGGCCCGATCCGCCTGAATCGATGCCGCGTCGGCGCGGACGCGCTGGTCGGCCCGGAGAACGCGGGCTTCGGCATGGCGATGCACGCGATGCAGTTCGGCCGCCTGTCGGCGTGCTGCGGCGCGATCGGTCTCGGCGAGACGGCGATGGCGCTCTCGCTCGGGCACGCGCTCACGCGGCGCGCGGCGGGCACGAAGATCATCAAGCACCAGGAAGTCGCGTTCAAACTCTCGCAGATGAAGATGCTGACCGACACGGGACGCCTGCTCACGCAATACGCGGCTTGGTGCATGGACACGGGCAGCGCCGAGGCGTCGGCCATGGTGAGCGCGGCGAAGATCCACACCACCGAGGCGGCGACGAAGATCGCCAACTTCGCGATGCAGATCTTCGCGGGTGTGGGCTACACCGCGGGGCACCCGATCGAGCGGCTGTATCGCGACGCCAAGCTCGGCGAGCTGCTCTTCGGCACCACCGAGGTGCACCGCGTCATGCTCGCGCAGGATACGATCGCCCGCTTCGGGGACCTGGGATGA